The following proteins come from a genomic window of Nitrospira sp.:
- a CDS encoding Phosphoribosylformimino-5-aminoimidazole carboxamide ribotide isomerase, with product MLVIPAIDLKDGRCVRLRQGDMAAETVYSDEVTEVASRWQQKGAGLIHVVDLNGAVDGEPKNLPHIESIMKTVRVKVQVGGGIRTIETVRRYLNAGVSRVVLGTAALTNRALLNLACQEFPQRIVLGLDARDGRIAVKGWTSVSDVKAIDLLKELSGCAIAAVVYTDIARDGMLNGPNVPALKEIIECSSFPVIASGGITSLEDLKAVQSIGSKIEGAIIGKALYDGKLDLRDAVAACGKVH from the coding sequence ATGTTGGTTATTCCCGCGATTGACTTGAAGGATGGGCGCTGTGTGCGACTGCGTCAAGGCGATATGGCGGCAGAAACGGTCTATTCCGACGAGGTTACGGAAGTTGCCAGCAGGTGGCAACAAAAGGGAGCCGGTTTGATTCACGTCGTGGATTTGAACGGCGCGGTCGACGGCGAGCCTAAGAATTTGCCTCACATCGAGTCCATCATGAAAACGGTTCGCGTAAAGGTTCAGGTCGGTGGCGGCATCAGGACAATTGAGACGGTTCGCCGGTATCTCAATGCTGGGGTGTCACGTGTTGTGCTCGGCACGGCGGCACTCACGAATCGGGCACTCCTCAATCTGGCTTGCCAGGAGTTCCCGCAGCGGATCGTACTGGGGCTCGACGCACGTGACGGCCGCATAGCGGTCAAAGGCTGGACATCGGTCTCCGATGTGAAAGCGATCGATTTGTTGAAGGAACTTTCAGGCTGTGCGATTGCCGCCGTAGTGTATACAGATATTGCACGCGATGGCATGCTGAACGGACCGAATGTACCCGCGTTGAAAGAAATCATCGAATGCTCTTCATTTCCGGTGATTGCATCGGGAGGGATCACGTCTCTAGAGGATCTGAAAGCCGTGCAATCAATCGGCTCGAAGATCGAGGGAGCGATTATCGGCAAAGCACTCTATGACGGCAAGCTTGACTTGCGGGATGCGGTTGCGGCCTGTGGGAAAGTCCATTGA
- a CDS encoding Imidazole glycerol phosphate synthase amidotransferase subunit HisH: MEYGDRDASGRNLPVAVLLQLPKCGEPMIAIIDYGMGNLRSVSKAFDAVGHQAMVTRDAATIQNASHVVLPGVGAFGDCMSNLRRYALIEPLKAAIQSGKPFLGICLGFQLLFTESEEFGMHKGLDIFPGKVRAFSKGQGFKVPHIGWNQVNIQSRCPLFKDIADGSYCYFVHSFFVEPHDKQITATTTTYRIPFTSSIWKDNVVACQFHPEKSQGVGLQLIKNFGAWK; the protein is encoded by the coding sequence ATGGAGTATGGCGACAGAGATGCTAGTGGCAGGAACCTTCCAGTTGCGGTATTGTTACAACTCCCTAAGTGCGGAGAACCTATGATTGCCATTATTGACTATGGAATGGGAAACCTTCGCAGTGTCTCCAAAGCCTTTGACGCCGTGGGACATCAGGCGATGGTCACGCGCGATGCAGCGACGATTCAAAATGCCAGCCATGTGGTCTTGCCGGGAGTCGGAGCGTTCGGTGATTGTATGTCAAACTTGAGACGATATGCGTTGATCGAGCCCCTCAAGGCTGCCATTCAATCGGGGAAGCCGTTTTTGGGAATCTGTCTGGGATTCCAGCTGTTGTTTACGGAAAGTGAAGAGTTCGGAATGCATAAAGGCCTCGACATTTTCCCCGGTAAAGTTCGAGCCTTCTCAAAGGGGCAGGGGTTCAAGGTCCCACACATCGGATGGAATCAGGTCAACATCCAAAGCCGCTGTCCGTTGTTCAAAGACATAGCCGACGGATCCTATTGTTATTTTGTGCATTCCTTTTTCGTGGAGCCACATGACAAGCAAATTACGGCCACGACCACGACGTACCGCATCCCCTTCACGTCCAGTATCTGGAAGGACAATGTGGTGGCATGCCAGTTCCATCCGGAGAAGAGCCAGGGAGTCGGGTTACAATTAATCAAGAACTTCGGAGCCTGGAAGTGA
- a CDS encoding Imidazoleglycerol-phosphate dehydratase, producing the protein MKKNGSAPRQANVQRTTKETDIRVEWTLDGSGQGKIDTGIRFFDHMLELLTKHGFFDLTVQAKGDLDIDEHHTVEDVGIVMGKALHQALGEKAGIKRFGFASAPLDETLAQVTVDLSGRPFLVYHVTLPDRKIKAFDLGLFEDFFQAFVTHGGLNLHVNLLYGRNPHHIMEAIFKALAKALDHATMLEERLAGKVLSTKGML; encoded by the coding sequence ATGAAGAAGAACGGATCCGCTCCACGCCAGGCGAATGTCCAGCGAACCACCAAAGAAACCGATATCCGTGTCGAGTGGACCTTGGACGGCAGCGGGCAGGGGAAGATCGACACCGGCATCCGGTTTTTCGACCATATGCTGGAGCTGCTCACCAAACATGGATTTTTTGATCTGACCGTCCAAGCGAAGGGCGACCTCGACATCGATGAACATCACACGGTGGAGGATGTCGGGATTGTGATGGGGAAGGCCTTGCACCAGGCATTGGGTGAAAAGGCGGGTATCAAAAGATTCGGGTTTGCCTCGGCGCCTCTCGATGAAACACTGGCCCAGGTCACCGTGGACCTCAGCGGACGTCCATTCCTTGTTTACCACGTGACATTGCCGGATCGGAAAATCAAAGCCTTCGATCTCGGTCTCTTCGAAGATTTCTTTCAGGCTTTCGTCACCCACGGAGGTCTGAACCTGCACGTGAATCTGCTTTATGGCCGTAATCCTCATCACATTATGGAGGCCATCTTCAAAGCGCTTGCCAAGGCGCTCGATCATGCGACGATGCTGGAAGAACGGTTGGCGGGGAAAGTGCTTTCGACCAAGGGAATGCTGTAG
- a CDS encoding Histidinol dehydrogenase, whose translation MKIVTQADRSFFPSLKKAAFRGRATGEVVEKTVRTILQAVERGGDKAVLRYTAQFDKVVLKAEALRVTSEEIKNAYFHIRKDEGDALRLAAQRVTLFHERQRTKTWMYQDGDATLGQVVGPVDAVGVYVPGGKAVYPSSVLMCAIPAKVAGVPRIVMVTPPQKDAINPYLLVAADIAGVTEIYRIGGVQAVAALAYGTKTIGRVDKIVGPGNIYVATAKRLLYGTVGIDMVAGPSELLVVADNDAKPAHVAADLLCEAEHDEDAQVFLVTTSERLAKDVSKLIEDQLRGLQRGKIASKSIARHSVAFVVSTMDEAIEVANEIAAEHLTLSVDNPFDYLEKIRHAGALFLGRYTPPAVADYVAGPNHVLPTGGTARFFSPLSVNDYVKVSNIVHYTKQELARIKDPLVRLAQIEGFDAHAKSALSRFS comes from the coding sequence ATGAAAATTGTCACACAGGCAGATCGCAGCTTTTTTCCGTCCTTGAAAAAAGCTGCGTTTCGAGGTCGCGCGACCGGCGAGGTCGTTGAAAAAACCGTACGCACAATTCTGCAAGCCGTCGAGCGGGGCGGCGACAAGGCCGTCCTTCGATACACCGCGCAATTCGATAAAGTGGTCCTGAAGGCCGAAGCGTTACGTGTCACTTCGGAGGAGATCAAGAATGCTTACTTCCATATCAGAAAGGACGAGGGCGATGCATTGCGGCTGGCAGCTCAGCGGGTGACGTTGTTCCATGAGCGGCAACGGACGAAAACATGGATGTATCAGGATGGAGATGCCACGCTGGGTCAGGTTGTCGGACCGGTCGACGCCGTCGGCGTGTATGTGCCTGGAGGAAAAGCCGTCTACCCTTCTTCCGTGCTGATGTGTGCGATTCCAGCCAAGGTAGCCGGCGTCCCACGGATTGTGATGGTCACCCCGCCCCAGAAGGACGCAATTAATCCCTATTTGCTGGTCGCAGCCGATATTGCCGGGGTCACGGAGATTTATCGCATTGGCGGCGTTCAGGCAGTAGCGGCACTTGCTTATGGGACGAAAACCATCGGGCGGGTCGACAAGATCGTCGGACCAGGGAATATCTATGTGGCCACAGCGAAGCGACTACTGTATGGTACTGTCGGGATTGATATGGTTGCCGGTCCCAGCGAATTATTGGTCGTGGCCGATAATGATGCCAAACCGGCACATGTGGCCGCCGACTTGCTCTGTGAAGCCGAGCATGACGAGGATGCACAAGTATTCCTCGTCACGACGTCTGAGCGATTGGCCAAGGATGTGTCCAAGTTGATTGAGGATCAACTCAGAGGGCTTCAGCGAGGAAAGATCGCCTCAAAATCAATTGCGCGGCATTCGGTAGCGTTCGTCGTGTCCACTATGGATGAAGCCATCGAGGTCGCCAACGAAATCGCGGCAGAACATTTGACGCTCTCGGTGGATAATCCGTTCGACTATTTGGAGAAGATTCGCCATGCTGGAGCGCTCTTCTTGGGTCGCTATACGCCACCGGCGGTGGCCGATTACGTCGCGGGACCGAATCACGTTCTGCCGACCGGAGGAACCGCGCGTTTCTTTTCCCCGCTGTCCGTCAATGACTATGTAAAGGTCAGCAACATCGTGCACTACACAAAACAAGAATTGGCCAGGATCAAAGATCCGTTGGTTCGACTGGCGCAGATTGAGGGGTTTGATGCGCATGCCAAATCCGCACTGAGCAGGTTTTCATGA
- a CDS encoding ATP phosphoribosyltransferase, producing the protein MLTIALSKGKLIESALDLFRRAGYKIAGLSADSRRLIFVSPENDMTFLIVRSSDVPTYVEYGGADAGIVGKDVLMEQESDVYEPLDLGFGACRISLASLRGEDHNDRLSSKIRIATKYPRISERYFNARGIPVEIIKLYGSIELAPVVGLADRIVDLVETGSTLKAHDLVEREVIAQSTARFIVNRASLRLKQEPLMELIRKLRAAVRNQRALSGNGRPSAVGTRRKKMVFP; encoded by the coding sequence ATGCTGACGATCGCCCTGTCAAAAGGAAAACTTATAGAGTCCGCACTAGATCTCTTCCGACGAGCCGGCTATAAAATTGCCGGATTGTCCGCGGATAGTCGCCGACTGATATTTGTCAGTCCCGAGAATGACATGACCTTTCTCATCGTTCGTTCCAGCGATGTGCCGACTTATGTAGAGTATGGGGGGGCGGATGCCGGCATCGTTGGGAAAGACGTCTTAATGGAGCAAGAGAGTGACGTATACGAACCATTGGATTTAGGCTTCGGAGCGTGTAGAATCTCCCTCGCCTCGCTTCGGGGAGAGGACCACAATGATCGGTTGTCGTCCAAGATTCGTATCGCGACGAAATATCCCCGCATCAGTGAGCGCTATTTCAATGCGCGCGGCATTCCGGTCGAGATCATCAAGTTATACGGCTCTATTGAATTAGCTCCGGTAGTGGGATTGGCGGATCGGATCGTCGATTTGGTCGAAACCGGCAGCACTCTCAAAGCGCATGACCTTGTCGAGCGTGAAGTCATCGCCCAATCGACGGCTCGTTTCATCGTCAATCGGGCCAGCCTTCGACTCAAGCAAGAACCCCTGATGGAGTTGATTCGCAAGCTCCGAGCAGCGGTACGGAACCAGCGTGCCCTATCCGGCAATGGTCGCCCGTCGGCTGTAGGCACACGCAGGAAAAAGATGGTTTTCCCATGA
- a CDS encoding UDP-N-acetylglucosamine 1-carboxyvinyltransferase encodes MDEILINGGNRLAGEVRISGAKNSALPILASTILSGGECIITNVPRVVDVLTMGKLLGILGAKVSHEGNRAVIQVDAIASTEAPYDLVKTMRASVLVLGPLVARWGEAKVSLPGGCAIGSRPVNLHLTGLSKLGAEISIEHGYITAKAKRLSGARIYCDTPTVTGTENLMMAASLAEGVTMLENAAKEPEIVDLADFLVKRGARVHGAGTDVITIEGVRELHGGDHEVIPDRIEAGTYLAAGAVTRGDVTATHCRPSHLEAVLMKLREAGADVREEKDTVRLTMPDKLKGTDLRTLPFPGFPTDMQAQMVALMSLAEGTSVITETVFESRFMHVEELRRMGADIRVESNRLVVTGCTKLTGAPVMASDLRASAGLIVAGLAAEGMTQVQRVYHLDRGYERIEEKLQALGADVRRRRATATMH; translated from the coding sequence ATGGATGAAATTCTCATCAACGGCGGCAATAGACTCGCCGGGGAAGTTCGCATCAGCGGTGCGAAAAATTCCGCTCTTCCGATCTTGGCCTCGACTATTCTGAGTGGCGGGGAATGTATCATCACGAATGTTCCTAGAGTCGTTGATGTTCTCACGATGGGAAAACTCTTAGGAATTCTTGGGGCGAAAGTGTCACATGAGGGTAACCGAGCGGTTATTCAGGTCGATGCGATCGCATCGACGGAGGCTCCTTATGATCTCGTCAAGACGATGCGAGCGTCAGTTTTGGTCCTTGGCCCGTTGGTTGCCCGTTGGGGGGAGGCCAAAGTCTCTCTCCCCGGAGGCTGTGCGATCGGCTCCAGACCGGTGAACCTCCATTTAACGGGATTGTCAAAACTAGGGGCTGAGATCTCTATCGAGCACGGCTATATCACGGCCAAGGCGAAACGATTGAGTGGTGCGCGTATTTATTGTGATACACCGACGGTGACCGGTACCGAAAACCTCATGATGGCAGCGTCACTTGCAGAAGGAGTGACCATGCTGGAAAATGCGGCCAAGGAGCCTGAAATCGTAGATCTAGCCGATTTTCTCGTCAAGCGTGGCGCGCGGGTTCATGGAGCAGGAACCGACGTAATCACGATAGAAGGAGTACGCGAGCTGCATGGTGGAGACCACGAAGTGATCCCAGATCGTATTGAGGCCGGTACGTATTTGGCCGCAGGGGCCGTCACTCGTGGGGATGTGACTGCGACACACTGTCGTCCAAGCCACCTTGAAGCCGTCCTGATGAAGTTGCGTGAAGCGGGGGCCGATGTGCGGGAGGAAAAAGACACGGTGCGTCTGACCATGCCGGACAAGCTGAAAGGAACCGACCTCAGAACCTTGCCTTTCCCAGGGTTTCCCACCGACATGCAAGCGCAGATGGTTGCGTTGATGAGCCTGGCCGAAGGCACGAGTGTCATAACCGAAACTGTGTTCGAGAGCCGGTTTATGCATGTTGAAGAATTACGACGAATGGGAGCCGATATTCGCGTGGAAAGTAATCGATTGGTGGTGACCGGATGCACGAAACTCACCGGTGCTCCGGTCATGGCATCCGACCTCCGTGCCAGTGCCGGTCTGATTGTCGCGGGTTTGGCTGCAGAAGGAATGACTCAGGTTCAACGCGTCTATCATCTTGATCGAGGATATGAGCGGATCGAAGAGAAATTACAAGCCTTAGGAGCCGACGTTCGGCGCCGACGGGCGACGGCGACTATGCACTAA
- a CDS encoding Peptide chain release factor N(5)-glutamine methyltransferase translates to MPPPITADPKTIGMLITWAQRALDTSGSTNVPQETLWLLAYALGMKHHELVSRKDQVVSGEGLARAESVISRRRAREPLQYILETQEFCGLDFHVNSAVLIPRPETELLVQEVLREGGFSEGAVLVDVGTGSGCVAITLATVLSGMRIFALDCSGNALTVAKENAKRHGVSDKITWKEGDLLSPLHECKLVGAVDAIVSNPPYIAEGNWNGLQPEVRDFEPRLALVAGQSGTEFHERLLRDARQFLVPGGLLVMELGQDQASRVRQAAEHIGGYTGLQTVKDEAGIERVMIVRQAG, encoded by the coding sequence ATGCCCCCCCCTATTACTGCAGATCCCAAGACGATTGGCATGCTGATCACGTGGGCCCAACGGGCTTTGGATACATCTGGATCGACAAATGTGCCTCAAGAGACGCTCTGGTTATTGGCCTACGCATTGGGGATGAAACATCACGAATTGGTTAGTCGGAAGGACCAAGTGGTGTCGGGTGAAGGACTCGCCCGTGCCGAATCGGTCATATCGAGGCGAAGGGCGCGTGAACCGCTGCAATATATCTTGGAAACCCAGGAATTTTGCGGCCTCGACTTTCATGTGAATTCGGCGGTGTTGATTCCTCGGCCTGAAACCGAACTTCTTGTTCAAGAGGTTCTCAGAGAGGGTGGGTTTTCGGAAGGCGCCGTGTTGGTCGATGTGGGAACAGGTTCCGGTTGTGTGGCAATCACGTTGGCGACCGTCCTGAGCGGCATGCGGATTTTTGCCTTGGACTGTTCTGGGAACGCATTGACTGTCGCAAAAGAGAACGCAAAGCGGCATGGAGTGAGCGACAAGATTACTTGGAAGGAGGGGGATCTTTTATCTCCCTTGCACGAGTGTAAATTGGTCGGGGCTGTGGATGCGATCGTATCCAACCCTCCGTACATCGCTGAAGGAAACTGGAACGGTTTGCAGCCGGAGGTTCGGGATTTTGAACCGCGGCTGGCATTGGTGGCCGGGCAGAGCGGAACGGAGTTCCATGAACGATTGCTCCGCGATGCACGGCAATTCCTCGTGCCCGGTGGGTTGCTCGTCATGGAACTTGGTCAGGACCAAGCTTCCCGTGTGCGACAGGCGGCGGAACACATCGGAGGCTACACAGGGCTCCAAACCGTCAAAGATGAGGCCGGTATCGAACGGGTGATGATCGTGCGGCAAGCAGGTTAG
- a CDS encoding Peptide chain release factor 1 yields MEAVLFKKWESLASRFQELTDQLMDPSVATQPTLLHKLSKERTDLEPAARLFGAYREYSKQLDDAMGILADPAAGSELHKLAAEEKAELERQQTEIEEQVREFLIPRDPRDEKSLVLEIRAGTGGDEAGLFAGELFRLYVKYAEKKGFKVDTVEASETGIGGYKNIVALIEGKGAYSHFKYEAGVHRVQRVPVTEASGRIHTSTVTVAIMPEVDEVDVQIDQKDLRIDTFCSSGAGGQSVNTTYSAVRITHLPTGVVVTCQDERSQLKNRTKAMRTLRARIVEAEREKQEAEVAQSRKSQVGTGERSEKIRTYNFPQNRVTDHRVGMTLHKLELVMEGDLDEIVQALKAQQQQAETAKV; encoded by the coding sequence ATGGAAGCGGTCTTGTTCAAGAAATGGGAGAGCCTCGCATCACGGTTTCAGGAGTTGACCGATCAGCTCATGGATCCGTCTGTCGCGACCCAACCAACCTTGTTGCATAAACTGAGTAAGGAACGGACCGACCTGGAACCAGCAGCCAGGCTCTTTGGAGCCTACCGTGAATACTCGAAGCAGCTGGACGATGCGATGGGGATTCTCGCCGACCCGGCGGCCGGCAGTGAGTTGCACAAGCTCGCGGCGGAGGAAAAAGCCGAGTTGGAGCGACAGCAGACGGAAATTGAGGAGCAAGTCAGGGAATTCTTGATTCCCAGGGACCCCAGGGACGAGAAGAGTCTGGTGCTGGAAATTCGAGCTGGGACCGGCGGAGACGAGGCCGGCTTGTTTGCCGGAGAGCTATTTCGCCTGTACGTCAAGTACGCAGAAAAGAAAGGATTTAAGGTCGATACGGTCGAGGCGTCGGAAACCGGCATCGGAGGCTATAAGAACATTGTCGCATTAATTGAAGGCAAGGGAGCCTACAGTCATTTCAAGTATGAAGCCGGCGTTCATCGCGTACAGCGGGTCCCGGTTACTGAAGCGAGCGGTCGCATTCACACGTCCACCGTGACGGTGGCGATCATGCCGGAAGTCGACGAAGTGGATGTGCAGATTGATCAGAAGGATTTGCGGATCGACACGTTTTGCTCGTCTGGAGCCGGTGGTCAGAGTGTGAATACCACCTATTCGGCCGTTCGTATTACGCATCTGCCGACGGGTGTGGTCGTGACATGCCAGGATGAGCGGTCTCAGCTGAAAAATCGGACCAAAGCCATGCGGACTTTGCGTGCCCGAATTGTCGAGGCTGAACGGGAAAAGCAAGAAGCGGAGGTCGCGCAGAGCAGAAAGTCTCAGGTGGGGACCGGAGAGCGAAGCGAGAAAATTCGAACCTACAATTTCCCACAGAATCGAGTCACGGATCACCGGGTCGGCATGACGCTTCACAAGCTGGAATTGGTGATGGAAGGCGATCTTGACGAGATCGTTCAAGCGTTGAAGGCACAACAACAGCAGGCCGAAACCGCCAAAGTGTAA
- a CDS encoding LSU ribosomal protein L31p: MQKGIHPVYREATIHCACGNSFKTRTTIGDISVDICSNCHPFFTGTQKIVDTEGRVERFKKKYAKKGK; encoded by the coding sequence ATGCAGAAGGGTATTCATCCGGTATATCGTGAGGCGACGATTCACTGCGCCTGTGGAAATTCGTTTAAGACGCGCACCACCATCGGCGATATCAGCGTCGATATCTGTTCCAATTGCCATCCGTTCTTCACCGGCACGCAAAAGATCGTCGATACGGAAGGACGCGTGGAGCGGTTCAAAAAGAAGTACGCGAAGAAGGGCAAGTAG
- a CDS encoding Transcription termination factor Rho — MSVARGEVMHLAELKQKSIADLNDVARELKIEGAANLRKQELIFAILQAQTEKNGVVFGEGVLETLPDGFGFLRAPDSNYLPGPDDIYISPSQIRRFNLRTGDIVSGQIRPPKESERYFALLKVEKVNYEDPEVARDKILFDNLTPLYPEERIQLEFDREEYCTRVMDLTTPIGKGQRGLIVAAPRTGKTMLLQAIARAILKNHKEVTLIVLLIDERPEEVTDWQRQVKAEVISSTFDEPAQRHAQVAEMVLEKAKRLVEHKKDVVILLDSITRLARAYNTIAPPSGKVLSGGLDSNALQRPKRFFGAARNIENGGSLTIMATALVDTGSRMDDVIFEEFKGTGNMEVHLDRRLADKRLFPAIDISQSGTRKEELLVDKDRLNKMWILRKVLSPLGTMEAMEFLMDKIGGTKNNQEFLQSMNR, encoded by the coding sequence ATGTCAGTAGCGAGGGGGGAAGTGATGCATCTTGCAGAATTGAAACAGAAGTCGATTGCAGATCTCAATGATGTAGCTCGTGAGCTGAAAATCGAAGGGGCCGCCAATTTGAGGAAGCAGGAGCTGATTTTTGCGATCCTCCAGGCCCAGACCGAAAAAAACGGCGTGGTCTTTGGAGAAGGTGTTCTGGAAACTCTTCCAGACGGATTCGGCTTCTTGCGGGCACCGGACTCCAATTATCTACCAGGCCCCGACGACATTTACATTTCACCCTCGCAGATTCGTCGGTTCAATCTTCGTACGGGCGATATCGTATCGGGGCAGATCCGTCCCCCGAAAGAGAGCGAACGGTATTTCGCTCTTCTGAAAGTCGAGAAGGTCAACTATGAGGATCCGGAGGTCGCTCGAGACAAGATTCTCTTCGATAACCTGACTCCGCTCTATCCCGAAGAACGGATCCAATTGGAATTCGACCGAGAAGAGTACTGTACGAGAGTTATGGATTTGACTACCCCCATTGGTAAAGGTCAGCGGGGATTGATCGTGGCGGCTCCTCGCACTGGTAAGACGATGCTTCTCCAAGCGATCGCCCGGGCCATTCTCAAGAATCACAAAGAAGTCACACTCATCGTTCTGTTGATTGACGAACGACCGGAAGAAGTCACCGACTGGCAGAGACAGGTAAAGGCGGAGGTTATCAGTTCCACGTTTGATGAACCGGCGCAGCGACATGCGCAAGTGGCGGAAATGGTGCTGGAGAAAGCGAAGCGGCTTGTCGAACACAAAAAAGACGTCGTCATCCTGTTGGACAGTATCACCCGCCTCGCACGAGCCTATAACACCATTGCGCCGCCCAGCGGCAAGGTGCTCTCGGGTGGCCTGGATTCCAATGCGCTACAGAGGCCGAAACGCTTCTTTGGAGCTGCTCGCAATATCGAGAACGGCGGGAGCCTCACCATTATGGCGACGGCGCTCGTAGATACCGGTAGTCGCATGGACGATGTCATCTTTGAAGAGTTCAAAGGGACCGGTAACATGGAAGTTCATTTGGATCGCCGTTTGGCTGATAAGCGCCTGTTTCCGGCGATCGACATCAGTCAGTCCGGGACGAGAAAGGAAGAACTGTTGGTGGATAAGGATCGCCTTAACAAGATGTGGATTCTCCGGAAAGTGCTCAGCCCCTTGGGGACGATGGAAGCCATGGAATTTCTCATGGATAAGATCGGAGGCACCAAAAACAATCAGGAGTTCTTGCAATCGATGAATCGATAA
- a CDS encoding Transposase — protein MMRATVLQEVRRMRFEELYARRHRGELTMAEAAELLGVTERTFRRWSVRYETEGVEGLEDRRLGRASARAVPVDEALRMVTLYETQYRGWTVKHFHERWHQEHGGTRSYTWTKNRLQRAGHVTRASRRGAHRKKRPRKPLPGMMLHQDGSRHEWVPGCQWDLIVTLDDATSEMYSAFFVEEEGTMSSFRGLREVIEKQGLFSSLYTDRGSHYWYTEKTGGKVDKTRLTQVHRALRQLGITLIAAYSPEARGRSERVFRTLQDRLPKELALARITTIAAANRYLTEQFLPAYNRRFAVPAVEAGTAFVPWIGSNLAEILCVQDERVVANDNTVRYQGQHLQIPPDQHRFHYVKTTVRVHAYPDSTLAVFHGPRCLARYQPDGRVIESKDAPSSRRGPTRRSGGRPIVDPRPIVRENISAHG, from the coding sequence ATGATGCGGGCGACAGTGCTACAGGAGGTGAGACGGATGCGATTTGAAGAGTTGTATGCGCGGCGACACCGAGGGGAACTGACCATGGCGGAGGCGGCGGAGCTGTTAGGCGTCACGGAACGGACGTTTCGCCGCTGGAGCGTCCGCTACGAAACCGAGGGTGTGGAGGGATTAGAAGATCGGCGGCTGGGCCGGGCCTCGGCTCGGGCGGTGCCGGTAGATGAAGCGCTTCGGATGGTGACGTTGTATGAGACACAGTACCGGGGCTGGACCGTGAAGCATTTTCATGAGCGCTGGCACCAAGAGCATGGGGGGACGCGCTCCTACACGTGGACGAAGAACCGGCTGCAACGGGCAGGACACGTGACTCGGGCCTCCCGGCGCGGAGCGCATCGCAAGAAGCGGCCCCGCAAACCCTTGCCGGGGATGATGCTGCACCAAGACGGATCCCGGCATGAATGGGTACCGGGATGCCAATGGGATCTGATTGTGACTCTGGATGATGCGACCAGCGAGATGTACTCGGCCTTCTTCGTCGAAGAAGAAGGGACGATGAGCAGTTTCCGGGGTCTGCGGGAGGTCATTGAAAAACAGGGCCTGTTCAGTTCCCTCTATACCGATCGCGGCTCGCACTACTGGTATACGGAGAAGACGGGAGGCAAGGTCGATAAGACGCGGCTCACGCAGGTGCATCGGGCGCTCCGGCAATTGGGGATCACGCTCATTGCCGCCTATTCGCCGGAAGCGCGGGGCCGTTCCGAACGGGTCTTCCGCACCCTGCAAGATCGATTGCCCAAAGAGCTGGCCCTGGCCAGGATCACCACCATCGCAGCGGCCAACCGATATCTCACCGAGCAATTTCTTCCGGCCTACAATCGGCGGTTTGCCGTGCCGGCCGTCGAAGCGGGGACGGCCTTCGTCCCCTGGATTGGTTCGAACCTGGCCGAGATTCTCTGTGTGCAGGATGAGCGGGTGGTGGCCAATGACAACACGGTGCGCTATCAGGGCCAGCATCTGCAGATTCCGCCCGATCAACACCGGTTCCATTATGTGAAGACCACCGTGCGGGTCCATGCGTATCCCGATAGTACCTTGGCCGTGTTCCATGGCCCGCGATGCTTGGCGCGGTATCAGCCGGATGGGCGGGTGATCGAATCCAAAGACGCCCCTTCAAGCCGTCGCGGCCCGACCCGCCGATCGGGCGGCCGACCGATCGTTGATCCTAGGCCAATTGTGCGCGAAAACATTTCGGCGCACGGCTGA